A genomic window from Lycium barbarum isolate Lr01 chromosome 4, ASM1917538v2, whole genome shotgun sequence includes:
- the LOC132637172 gene encoding uncharacterized protein At4g04775-like, with amino-acid sequence MSEISCNSTKKCHCGEIARCFTSKTPSNPSRIFYKCPKPKAENCGFWEWQDNFLNNALLEISDLKGKLKVATVKMDNLRESLNAVKLEKDNLKKKVHNLKAINNSQVNKSRELEEKMLKLKMLFMISLAVFVGFFCR; translated from the exons ATGTCCGAAATTAGTTGTAATTCAACGAAGAAGTGTCACTGTGGTGAAATTGCTCGTTGTTTCACTTCGAAAACACCTTCAAATCCTAGTAGGATATTCTATAAGTGTCCTAAACCTAAG GCTGAAAATTGTGGTTTTTGGGAGTGGCAAGATAATTTTCTAAACAATGCtttattggaaataagtgattTGAAGGGTAAATTGAAAGTGGCTACGGTGAAGATGGACAATTTAAGAGAGTCGTTGAATGCGGTTAAGCTCGAAAAAGACAACTTGAAGAAAAAGGTGCATAACTTAAAGGCTATAAATAACTCTCAAGTGAACAAATCAAGGGAATTGGAAGAGAAGATGTTGAAGTTGAAGATGCTGTTTATGATTTCATTGGCCGTATTTGTTGGATTTTTTTGTCGCTAA